CATCGCGGCTTGCCCGCCGACGAGACCGGCAACGGCGGCGGCTTCGTCTTCGACACCCGCAGCATCCCCAACCCCGGGCGCGAGGAGCGCTTCAAGCCGTTGACCGGCAAGGACGCCCCGGTCATCGAGTTCCTGGAGCAGCAGGAGAGCGTGCGCCACTTCTTCTCCAACGTGACCGCGCTGGTGGACGCCAGCGTCAGCGACTACCAGCGCCGCGGCTTCAAGAACCTGATGGTCTCCTTCGGCTGCACCGGCGGCCAGCACCGCTCGGTGTACCTGGCGGAGCGCCTGGCCGCCCACTTGCGCGCCCGCGACGGCGTCGAGGTCGTCCTCCGCCATCGCGAACTGGAGAAGCTCGGCCCATGAGGGCCATGGTGCTGGCGGCGGGCCTGGGGACGCGCCTGCGTCCGCTCACCGATGACCGCCCCAAGGCGCTGGTCGAGGCCGGGGGCCGGACCCTGCTCCAGATCACCCTCGCCCGGCTGCGCCAGTTCGGGGTGCGCGAAGTCATCGTCAACCTGCACCACTTCGCCGACATGGTCGTGGACTACCTGAGGAAGAACCACCACTTCG
This genomic interval from Terriglobales bacterium contains the following:
- a CDS encoding sugar phosphate nucleotidyltransferase; protein product: MRAMVLAAGLGTRLRPLTDDRPKALVEAGGRTLLQITLARLRQFGVREVIVNLHHFADMVVDYLRKNHHFGMRIELSREDDLLLDTGGGLKKAAWFFLERPDEPFLVHNVDVISDIDL